From a region of the Candidatus Acidiferrales bacterium genome:
- a CDS encoding cold shock domain-containing protein, with amino-acid sequence MPNGKVKWFDGKKGFGFIEQENGPEIFVHYTDIKTDKQYKTLDKGVEVEFEIVEGAKGLKAVNVTVK; translated from the coding sequence ATGCCGAACGGCAAGGTGAAGTGGTTCGATGGGAAAAAAGGATTCGGGTTTATTGAGCAGGAAAATGGACCTGAAATATTTGTCCACTATACGGACATAAAAACCGACAAACAATATAAAACTCTCGACAAAGGTGTCGAGGTGGAGTTCGAAATTGTTGAGGGCGCCAAGGGACTCAAAGCTGTTAACGTTACCGTGAAGTAG
- the lpxD gene encoding UDP-3-O-(3-hydroxymyristoyl)glucosamine N-acyltransferase: MRVSEIAREIGARVDGKPDAEIIGVGKIEEAKAGEITFLANPKYEKYVSTTCATAVIVSENFKTNRKDITLLRVKDPYVAFVFALKKLAPSRDLLPPGTHLAGHISSKAKLGKDVRIGACAIILDNAQIGDRTMIFPGSVVGEDVEIGEDSVIYSNVTIYQGCKIGNRATIHAGTAIGSDGFGFAPKDDGTYEKIPQLGIVVIEDDVEIGSNSSIDRATLGETRICRGVKIDNLVQVAHNVIIGEDTVIAAQSGISGSTKIGKHCMVGGQVGFAGHLEIADNTNFGAQSGVPKSIKETGKTYLGYPARELRDTHRIWAASEMLPGIIREFTKLQHKVEELENKMKGRS, encoded by the coding sequence ATGAGAGTTTCCGAAATCGCCCGTGAAATCGGAGCTCGCGTCGACGGGAAACCGGATGCTGAAATAATAGGCGTCGGGAAAATTGAAGAAGCAAAAGCCGGCGAAATTACTTTTCTTGCCAATCCGAAGTACGAAAAGTATGTTTCGACTACCTGCGCGACTGCAGTAATTGTCTCGGAAAATTTCAAAACAAATCGAAAAGACATTACGCTGCTCCGCGTGAAGGATCCGTATGTCGCTTTCGTTTTTGCATTAAAAAAACTGGCGCCTTCCCGCGACCTTCTTCCGCCCGGAACGCACCTGGCGGGCCACATATCTTCGAAGGCAAAGTTGGGGAAGGATGTACGGATTGGCGCTTGTGCCATCATATTGGATAATGCGCAGATCGGGGACAGAACAATGATTTTTCCCGGCAGCGTCGTGGGAGAAGATGTGGAAATCGGCGAAGACTCGGTGATTTATTCAAATGTGACTATTTACCAGGGATGCAAAATCGGAAACAGGGCCACGATACATGCCGGTACGGCCATCGGAAGCGACGGTTTTGGATTTGCGCCGAAGGATGATGGCACATACGAAAAAATTCCGCAGCTGGGAATTGTCGTTATCGAAGACGATGTTGAGATCGGGTCGAACTCTTCGATCGACCGTGCCACTTTGGGCGAAACCAGGATTTGCAGGGGCGTTAAGATAGATAACCTGGTACAGGTTGCCCACAACGTCATAATAGGAGAGGATACGGTCATCGCGGCACAAAGCGGAATTTCTGGAAGCACGAAGATCGGCAAGCACTGCATGGTCGGCGGGCAGGTGGGCTTCGCGGGCCACCTTGAGATTGCCGACAACACGAATTTCGGCGCACAGTCAGGAGTGCCGAAATCGATAAAGGAGACCGGAAAAACATATTTGGGTTATCCTGCCAGAGAGCTGCGGGACACCCATCGGATCTGGGCAGCTTCGGAAATGCTTCCAGGGATAATTCGTGAATTCACCAAGCTGCAGCACAAAGTCGAAGAATTGGAAAACAAGATGAAAGGCCGCAGCTGA
- a CDS encoding OmpH family outer membrane protein, translated as MKIVASKTWILACAMMVSSVAFGQQKIGWVDSQEIMKQLPDAVEAQGKLDALVAQWQGEISKLQTQLQQEADDYQKRRLILPEQARVQEENKLADMQKKVSDLRNQRFGQNGDLFQQQNNIMRPVQEKVVQAIQDVAKEQGYDYIFDKSGQVLLMYANDKYDVTSLVLDKLKIPTTNKPGSTTPTQPTPVPQNTQPVVH; from the coding sequence ATGAAAATTGTAGCTTCTAAAACGTGGATTCTTGCCTGTGCCATGATGGTTTCTTCTGTCGCCTTCGGGCAGCAGAAGATCGGGTGGGTCGATTCTCAAGAAATCATGAAACAGCTGCCGGATGCTGTCGAAGCGCAGGGCAAGCTTGATGCTCTCGTTGCGCAGTGGCAGGGTGAGATCAGCAAACTCCAGACGCAACTGCAACAGGAAGCCGACGATTACCAGAAGAGGCGTCTCATTCTCCCGGAGCAAGCCAGGGTACAGGAAGAGAACAAACTGGCAGACATGCAGAAGAAAGTATCCGATCTGAGAAATCAAAGATTCGGACAGAACGGGGACCTTTTTCAGCAGCAAAATAATATTATGCGGCCGGTTCAGGAAAAAGTAGTGCAGGCGATCCAGGACGTTGCCAAGGAGCAGGGTTATGATTATATCTTTGACAAAAGCGGCCAGGTCCTTTTGATGTATGCGAACGACAAATATGACGTCACTTCGCTTGTTCTCGATAAGTTGAAAATCCCGACGACGAACAAACCCGGTTCCACCACACCAACGCAGCCTACTCCCGTGCCGCAGAATACACAACCCGTCGTACACTGA
- a CDS encoding bifunctional UDP-3-O-[3-hydroxymyristoyl] N-acetylglucosamine deacetylase/3-hydroxyacyl-ACP dehydratase, translated as MLVQQRTISKSVSFSGVGLHTGLESTITFLPAPENRGIVFRRTDVGGNPEIPAIADYVVDVSRGTTLGIGDVKVHTVEHVLAAIAGLEIDNIVIEVDAPEPPVGDGSSKPFVDALSSAGFTQQDAPKDYLIIDQTVEYKDDKKDVDMVALPLDDFRITIMIDYKNPALGSQHTGLFSLEEEFVKDFASSRTFCFLKEVEMLHENGLIKGGNLDNAIVIVDDDMTPEELKRLGKRLGINGSIILGSTGILNDKALRYKNEPARHKLLDLIGDLALVGAPMKAQILAARPGHPHNVEFAKKIRKLYQQKKIVKRYQFTKTAGVIFDLEAIRRILPHRYPFLLVDKIVDFKLDEKVVGIKNISANEPFFEGHFPSRPIMPGVLIVEAMAQTGGILLLNGLENPDGKLVYFMALNNVKFRRTVVPGDQLVMQVEMISRRSKMAVLAGKAFVDGTLVAEAEMTAAIVDANSNGSN; from the coding sequence ATGCTTGTTCAACAGCGTACCATTTCAAAAAGCGTTTCTTTTTCCGGAGTGGGTCTTCATACCGGACTCGAATCGACAATCACGTTTCTTCCCGCACCAGAAAATCGCGGAATTGTATTCCGTCGCACGGATGTCGGCGGCAACCCTGAGATTCCTGCGATTGCTGACTACGTGGTCGACGTTTCGCGAGGTACGACCCTCGGCATCGGCGATGTCAAAGTTCATACCGTAGAGCATGTGCTGGCGGCGATCGCGGGCCTTGAGATTGACAACATAGTAATCGAGGTAGATGCGCCCGAGCCGCCTGTGGGCGACGGCAGCTCAAAACCGTTCGTCGATGCGTTGTCGAGCGCTGGATTTACACAGCAGGACGCTCCCAAGGATTATCTCATCATCGACCAGACGGTTGAGTACAAAGATGATAAAAAAGATGTCGACATGGTGGCACTTCCGCTTGACGATTTCAGAATTACTATAATGATCGACTACAAGAATCCCGCACTCGGAAGCCAGCACACCGGCCTATTCTCTCTTGAAGAAGAGTTTGTAAAAGATTTTGCTTCGTCGCGGACTTTCTGCTTCCTGAAGGAAGTCGAGATGCTGCACGAGAACGGCCTCATAAAAGGCGGGAACCTTGACAACGCGATCGTAATAGTTGATGATGACATGACTCCCGAAGAGTTGAAGAGACTCGGGAAGAGACTGGGAATAAACGGATCGATCATTTTAGGATCGACAGGAATTTTGAACGATAAGGCACTGCGGTACAAGAACGAACCGGCTCGTCATAAGCTTCTGGATCTTATCGGTGATCTTGCGCTCGTCGGCGCGCCGATGAAGGCCCAGATACTTGCAGCGCGGCCCGGACATCCGCATAACGTGGAGTTCGCAAAGAAGATTCGAAAACTTTACCAGCAAAAGAAAATAGTAAAGAGGTACCAGTTTACTAAAACCGCAGGCGTAATCTTCGATCTTGAGGCAATAAGGCGAATACTTCCGCATCGTTATCCGTTTTTGCTCGTTGACAAAATCGTCGACTTTAAGCTGGACGAAAAAGTCGTCGGAATAAAAAATATTTCCGCCAACGAGCCTTTTTTTGAAGGGCACTTCCCGTCCAGGCCTATCATGCCGGGGGTCCTTATAGTGGAAGCCATGGCACAGACCGGCGGTATTCTTCTCCTGAACGGGTTGGAAAATCCCGACGGCAAATTGGTCTATTTCATGGCTCTGAACAATGTGAAGTTTAGAAGAACAGTCGTGCCGGGCGATCAACTGGTAATGCAGGTCGAGATGATTTCCCGCAGGAGCAAGATGGCGGTATTGGCGGGGAAGGCTTTTGTAGACGGCACTCTTGTGGCCGAGGCTGAAATGACCGCGGCAATAGTCGATGCGAACAGCAATGGCTCCAATTGA
- the lpxA gene encoding acyl-ACP--UDP-N-acetylglucosamine O-acyltransferase yields MPTSIDPRAVVSRKAQLGNEVSIGPFTIVEDDVTIGDGCKIAANALIANGARIGKNCAIHHGAVVSNAPQDLKYRGEETITEIGDNTLIREFVTVHRGTAETGKTVVGADCLLMANVHVAHDCRVGNKCILANVVALGGHVTLGDWVIIGGLTPVHQFVSIGSHVMIGGGFRAVQDVPPYVLAGREPLRYEGVNVIGLRRRGFTREQIENIEKAYHVLYSSGLLFSEAIKKIENEFQHSEEICTILEFLKSSSRGIIRK; encoded by the coding sequence ATGCCAACTTCAATAGATCCGAGAGCGGTCGTCAGCCGAAAGGCACAGCTGGGGAACGAAGTAAGCATCGGTCCTTTTACGATTGTCGAAGATGATGTTACGATTGGCGATGGCTGCAAGATAGCTGCGAATGCGCTGATCGCGAACGGTGCACGCATCGGGAAAAATTGTGCCATTCATCACGGCGCCGTCGTTTCGAATGCCCCCCAAGATCTGAAATACCGGGGAGAAGAAACCATAACAGAGATCGGCGACAATACGTTGATCCGCGAATTTGTAACCGTGCATCGTGGTACAGCGGAAACAGGGAAAACTGTGGTCGGTGCCGATTGTCTTTTGATGGCGAACGTCCATGTCGCTCACGATTGCAGGGTCGGAAACAAATGTATTCTGGCAAACGTCGTAGCACTCGGCGGGCACGTGACACTTGGCGATTGGGTTATAATCGGAGGATTAACACCTGTACACCAGTTTGTCAGCATCGGCTCTCACGTCATGATAGGCGGCGGCTTCAGGGCCGTACAGGACGTGCCGCCCTATGTGCTTGCCGGCCGCGAGCCGCTGCGATACGAAGGTGTGAACGTGATCGGACTTCGCAGGCGTGGATTTACACGGGAACAAATAGAAAACATCGAAAAAGCCTACCACGTTTTGTATTCATCCGGTCTGCTGTTCAGCGAGGCCATCAAGAAAATCGAAAACGAGTTTCAGCATTCTGAAGAAATCTGTACCATCCTGGAATTTTTGAAATCTTCTTCCCGCGGCATCATCCGCAAATAA
- the panB gene encoding 3-methyl-2-oxobutanoate hydroxymethyltransferase, with translation MAEVEKSKVVTTRTVIQLKNNGVKIAVLTAYDAIVARILDESGIDIILVGDSLSNVVQGNDTTIPVTLEEMIYHAKIVVRAVKRALVVVDMPFMSFQVDAQDAIRNAGRILKETGAGAVKVEGGKAIVESVRRMTEIGIPVMGHLGLTPQSINKFGGYKTRGLEKDEAAKILSDARLLESSGAFAVVLEKIPARLAAKVTKSIRIPTIGIGAGVHCDGQVLVYADMVGLTQEFKPRFVRHYENLAEKMHDAFVRYIGDVKNGKFPSKEESY, from the coding sequence ATGGCTGAGGTTGAAAAATCCAAGGTGGTAACGACCCGGACTGTAATTCAATTGAAAAACAACGGCGTAAAGATAGCCGTATTGACGGCATATGATGCCATTGTCGCCCGCATACTCGATGAGTCGGGAATCGATATTATCCTCGTCGGCGATTCCCTCTCGAATGTTGTGCAAGGAAACGACACGACGATTCCGGTAACTCTCGAAGAAATGATCTACCATGCAAAGATTGTCGTTCGAGCGGTGAAGCGTGCGCTTGTAGTCGTCGATATGCCGTTTATGAGTTTTCAAGTCGACGCGCAAGATGCCATCCGAAATGCGGGAAGAATACTGAAAGAGACCGGCGCTGGTGCCGTCAAGGTGGAAGGAGGCAAAGCAATCGTCGAATCTGTTCGAAGGATGACGGAGATTGGAATCCCTGTCATGGGACACCTTGGATTGACGCCCCAGTCCATAAATAAATTCGGCGGATATAAAACTCGCGGTTTGGAGAAAGATGAAGCCGCGAAAATCTTATCCGATGCAAGACTTCTCGAGTCTTCAGGTGCATTTGCGGTCGTGCTGGAAAAAATCCCTGCACGGTTGGCCGCGAAAGTCACGAAGAGCATCAGGATTCCGACGATCGGAATCGGGGCCGGCGTGCATTGCGACGGACAAGTGCTCGTCTATGCCGACATGGTCGGGCTGACGCAGGAGTTCAAGCCGCGATTCGTACGCCATTACGAGAACCTTGCGGAAAAAATGCACGATGCCTTTGTGAGGTACATCGGGGACGTGAAAAACGGAAAATTCCCATCGAAGGAAGAAAGCTACTAG
- a CDS encoding lipoate--protein ligase family protein: MIEREMERDTHLQPSADRNWICVDTGEHDGRFNMEFDIRLVNEFDLDDTPILRFYSWKPYCISLGKNQSYSDVNTALAARDGIEVVKRPTGGKAVLHGEELTYSVVMNTSGLKVRESYNLISKALAEGLGIICGDLELSQSSADFRKLFHDPSTIPCFATSAVYEVEWHGKKIVGSAQHRFGDVLLQHGSILVGNFHKQIVKYLNVDDEVRRKASADLDSHTAVLEEILGRKIDPAEIKDSIKIGFEKVFGANFSENLTGVAAC, encoded by the coding sequence ATGATTGAACGAGAGATGGAGAGGGACACTCACCTTCAACCATCGGCTGATCGAAATTGGATTTGCGTCGACACGGGTGAACATGACGGCAGGTTCAACATGGAGTTCGATATCCGACTCGTGAACGAGTTTGACCTGGATGACACTCCGATTCTCCGTTTTTATTCATGGAAGCCTTATTGCATTTCGCTTGGAAAGAACCAAAGTTATTCTGATGTAAATACTGCACTCGCGGCACGGGATGGGATTGAAGTTGTGAAACGGCCTACTGGTGGAAAGGCTGTTCTCCATGGAGAGGAATTGACTTATTCAGTTGTGATGAATACGAGCGGGTTGAAGGTCCGCGAAAGTTATAATCTGATCAGCAAGGCACTTGCAGAAGGTTTAGGGATCATCTGCGGCGACCTGGAATTATCTCAAAGCTCAGCGGATTTCCGAAAGCTGTTCCATGATCCTTCAACGATACCGTGTTTTGCGACATCCGCTGTTTACGAAGTCGAATGGCACGGGAAAAAAATTGTCGGGAGCGCGCAGCACAGATTTGGCGACGTTTTGCTTCAACATGGCTCCATACTGGTTGGGAATTTTCACAAACAAATTGTGAAATACCTCAACGTTGACGATGAGGTTAGGCGGAAAGCATCGGCCGATCTCGATTCACATACGGCTGTCCTGGAAGAAATCCTGGGAAGGAAAATCGATCCTGCGGAAATAAAAGACTCGATCAAAATCGGATTTGAAAAAGTGTTTGGTGCAAATTTCTCTGAGAACTTAACAGGTGTTGCAGCTTGTTAG
- a CDS encoding DUF2007 domain-containing protein, translating into MEHCINHPGKKALSVCHGCGKNFCEVCLDEGREFYYCKNPACQELLKKDKKVELLPEKMMCPVCSSELELSNEDRTSKKFHCPECKSFVDLTEDPPKIWDDKNYLLLLTTMNQGDIAVIKSLLDNANIDYYAFDEDFLSMRPLVQPARFFVAESDVEKAKEIMESLNLNFFGITRRNKIEE; encoded by the coding sequence ATGGAACATTGTATTAACCATCCCGGCAAAAAAGCACTCTCTGTCTGTCATGGGTGTGGAAAAAATTTTTGCGAAGTCTGTTTAGACGAAGGCCGGGAATTCTATTACTGCAAAAACCCTGCTTGTCAGGAATTGTTAAAGAAAGACAAGAAGGTTGAGCTGCTGCCGGAAAAAATGATGTGCCCGGTCTGTTCCAGCGAGTTGGAACTTTCTAACGAGGATAGGACTTCGAAGAAATTCCACTGTCCGGAGTGTAAGTCGTTTGTCGATTTAACTGAGGATCCGCCGAAAATCTGGGACGACAAGAATTATTTGCTTTTACTTACTACTATGAACCAGGGCGACATTGCTGTGATCAAGTCACTTCTGGACAACGCAAACATAGATTACTATGCATTTGACGAGGATTTTCTTTCCATGAGACCTTTGGTTCAACCGGCAAGATTTTTCGTGGCTGAAAGTGACGTTGAAAAGGCGAAGGAAATTATGGAAAGCCTGAACCTCAATTTCTTTGGGATCACGAGACGGAATAAAATTGAAGAGTAA